TAATCAAAACTACTGctcaagaaataaaaagaaaaataaacttaaaaactttaaagtaataataatactaatgaTATGAGAAAAGCCCAGAATTATCCCATTAAAACTTATTAATAATGACATATACTGACAATTATTGTTCCAACCAATTTCTCGTTTATCTttaggaaatttaaaaaaaaaaaaaccagatgaattatttacataatttaattaaaacctAATCCCCAGAGTTTGTAGTAGTCGATGACACTGCAGCGTTTACTCTAATGCGCTACGATTTCCTCTTCtttggagttttttcttccacaGCAAAAACTACAGACTGTAtctaaaagatggacatagatCAGAGACCGTGTCAATGTGAAAGcgtttaaaatttgttttataaTTACCAGGAGGGGAGTGAATTTAGTCAAACACCATCACGACATGTTTGGACAAAGCATTTTGAAGCTTTGTGATTAGCGTTTTGGTTGTCAccatattgtttgttttaaaaaaaaataaaagttatgtTTTACAGAAAAAAGGGTTGAGTGCTCAGTTATCAGCCAATGCTAGCAAACTTGGTTAGAAAGCAGCATTCATAAATTGTACAGGTGCAAAACATACACATGCATATCAGCTTATTAGTCCTAATAAAGTAACAGACTAGTAAAAcatttgtaataaaataaaaacattcctgTTTTATTATGCCAGCTCAAGAGGTacttacactgtaaaaaaataaaataaaaaaataactaaaataaatgcCAAATGTTTTCTGCTACTTCATTATCTGTTTTTAAAGGAGGTTTCTGTAAATGGTAAAATTTTATGTGTGgttaaaaatatgaagaaaattattattaatgctGAATATAGAAAATTCCTTCATTTCAAAATCATACATGATGCAatatttttacagtgtttttttaatccttCAATAATTATCTTTCCATAAAAAGTTAAAGAGTTTAACATTtttagcactatataagaaGTGCCTTTaccatatttgacatcaattcTAAAAGTTTTTATGCATTAAATAGTGAATTTATAACATTCAGTTACAAATATTTCTACACTGCTGTACTTTGAGCGTGTggttttacaataaaaaaaatcctcattagagatgtatgatttttttttaaaggttcattttcctttctttaaatttcatgtgtgtattggAGACAAATTTAGAGTGGCATGGTTTgtgcatgtgcagaggagggacagTAGATATGCTGCACAAaaagatgttgaagatggagctgccaggcaggaggaaagtaaaggaggacatgcagagggttggtgtgacagagcaGGATGGTAGAGAGAGGGTGGTATGAAGGCAGGTGAGGCAGACAACGAAGAAGCAAAGATGTGCATATGGGATGTATCActgtaattattgttggaaaataaatatctgaCATTCTCTTATTTCACAGATTcaaaatacaatattttttattgtgtatTACAAATTGTATATACAGCATAAAACACCTTGATATAACTGCTAATGTGAACTTGTGCTGTACAAATAAAGcagaactgaattgaaaaataCAATACATTTCATCACAGCTAAGTGCATATACATAGTACATGGAAAACTTTTATACGTGAACCTAAAGCCCTTGAAAACTTTGATTTGAGCATGAAATGGGTCCTTTCTTGGTTCCTTTTAAAAGCACAATAATCATCTTCTCCATCCACCCAGATGAGGCAAATCAAAGTGGAAAGGTACTTTATTGTTTCCCATGTCCAATTTCCTCATAATTTTCTATTCCTTTAATGATTCACATTCTCGAGTCACAgcaggcacgcacacacacacacacacacacacacacacacacacacacacacacacacacacacacataggtaTTTAGAGGTATGTTTTTGCCATAAAGAGAAACCATTTGCTCATTTTGATGGAGGCCTAACAGAGAGGTTGAGCTGTCTAAGTGGATTTTTCATTACTGAATGTAATAGGGCAAAGAAAATTACAGCTGCTACAGCAGGAGGGGCATTAGAATTGTTCATGTACTTTTTACACGGATATTTGTAATGACCGGAAAGGTTCAGTGCAGCTGTACATGAACATTAGAAAATTAACACGGTGCTCTCTCTGTCGCCTGCGTGTGCTCCGTCCCTTCACGACTTGCCCGCTATTTGCAATTTGGAAAGGTACATCCAAACTCGCAGGGGAATGAAAAAGCTTATTTTGTCCCCCTGCTACCGCTCCGGACTGAGACAAAAGTGGAAAACCAACATAATCGAGGAAATAATTTTCAAAATGAAAGGCTAGGGCATTCGAGTACTTTCTCATGCTgcttctaaatgtattttttatcatgtgCTActgaaaaacttttaaaaggtaaaaagaatatatatatatatatatttatttcccCACAAAACTTTCAACCTGCTTTCAAAAGAACCCCCGACCCATAGTGCATGAGCCATACGTTTTAGAGGAATTAGTCATAAGGTCATAGTAATGGCAAAAATGCTGAAATGCTTGGCTTGTCTCCTCTTTATTTGTTCCCTGACCTCGTACATTGTAGTAATTGACTGTCTGCACTAAAATGCTTCATATACAGCAGTGGGGAAGGAGTACTCAAACCCTTCACTTCAGTAAAATGttttcaacaacaacaaagaagagaaaaaaaattaaataaataaataatatagcGAGCCACACATTCCTGTCACAACCGCTCCAGATGTCCTGCCTTTCCCTCTGGGTTCATACTTTATCGCTCCAATTTCAAACCATCGCTGAATACAGTTTGGAAGAAGATTACTTTGTGTGTTGTACATTATCACTGCAGTGTTAAGATTCTAAAATTTGATGTTGTACAGTTTAATGAATAATCCATTGGCTGCCAATGATTTTTTACAGCTTATTCTGTAGGATATAAACTGGGTTAGTGTCTGTTTGGAATGTGTTTCCTCCACACAGATGGTCAAGTATGGAGCTATTATGTAGTATCTATAAGGATTTCTGAATTAAGATATGTTTGGTTTTATAGGATATTGAAACAgttttgcactttttaaaattggTTATGAGACTCCCAACATAAATGATGGTTAGTTATCAAATTTAATTTCACACTTCTACTTTCGGCTGGTCACCACAGTCCATAGCATCCTTCTCTGTCAAACCAACcatctgcatgtcctccttcactatatCCACAAATCTTCTCTAAGGTTTCCTCTTTTACtcttgcctggcagctccagATCTAAGATCTTTTGCCCTGTGTATAGACAGTGTCCGTCCTCTGCACATGCCCAAACcaccttgcctctctaactttgtctttaAACCGCTCAATCTGAAGCATCCTGCTAATGACCACACCACTGTGCTGCATCTTACTGCCATCTTTTTGTCAAAAATCTAGTTTCATACAATCTTCCCATTTCAACATTTCATCATAAACCTGACTTTATTTTGCATTCCTCCAACCCAAGATTGAAAAACCCGAAAAAAAAAGGCGTTGGAATTTTTATTATCCCTGCTACTAAACATCATACAAGTTTTGCTAGAATTTAATAATAACCTCAGTTTCTTTTCCACTACATTCAGAGGCTCTTCTCAACTTTTTTCCAGagcattatatatatatatatatatatatatatatatatatatatatatatatatatatatatatatatatatatatatatgtatatatatatatatatatatatatatatatatatatatatatatatacacaaaccggattccaataaagttgggacactaaacaaattgtgaataaaaactgaatgcaatgatgtggagatggcaaatgtcaacattttattCGGAATAGAACATAAACCACGGAAcaaaagttgaaactgagaaaatttatcatttgaagggaaaaatatggtgattcaaaatgtcatggtgtcaacaaatcccaaaaaagttgggacaaggccattttcaccactgtgtgGCATCTCCCCTTCTTCTTACAACACTCAACAGACGTCTGGGGACCGAGGAGACCAGTTTCTCAAGTTTAGCAATAGGAATGCTCTCCCATTCGTGTCTAATACAGGCCTCTAACTGTTCAatcgtcttgggccttctttgtcgcaccttcctCTTTATGATGCGCCAAATGTTCTCTATAGGTGAAAGATCTGGACTGCAGACTGGCCATTTCAGTACCCGGATCCTTCTCCTACGCAGCcatgatgttgtgattgatgcagAATGTGGTCTGGCATTATCTTGTTGGAAAATGCAGGGTCTTCCCTGAAAGAGATGAcgtctggatgggagcatatgttgttctagaacctgaatatatttttctgcattgatggtgcctttccagacatGCAAGCTGCCCATGCCACACGCACTCATGCaaccccataccatcagagacgCAGGCTTCTGAACTGAGCGTTGATAACAACTTGGGTTGTCCTTGTCCTCTTTGGTCCAGATGACATGGCAtcccacatttccaaaaagaacTTGGAATCGTGActcgtctgaccacagaacagtcttCCATTTTGCCACACTCCATTTTACATGATCCCTGGCCCAGTGAAAACGCCTGAGCTTGTGGATCttgcttagaaatggcttcttctttgcactgtAGTTTCAGCTGGCAACGGCGGATGGCACGGTGGATTGTGTTCACTGACAATGGTTTCTGGAAGTATTCCTGAGCCCATTCTGTGATTTCCTTTACAGTAGCATTCCTGTTTGTGGTGCAGTGTCATTTAAGGGCCCGGAGATCACGGGCGTCCAGTACGGGTTTACGCCCTTGACCCTTACGCACAGAGATTGTTCCAGATTCTCGGAATCTTCGGATGATGTTATGCACAGTTGATGATGATAACTGcaaagtctttgcaatttttCGCTGGGTAACACCTTTCTTTGGTCCACTATCTTTCTGCGCAACATTGTGGGAATTGGTGATCCTCTACCCATCTTGGCTTCTGAGAGACACTGCCACTCTGagaagctctttttatacccaatcatgttgccaattaacctaattagaGTTAATTGGTCTTCCAGCTCTTCGTTATGCTCAAATTTACTTTTTCCAGCCTCTTATTGCtacttgtcccaacttttttgggatttgttgacaccgtgaaattttgaatcaacatatttttcctttaaaatgatacattttctcggattaaacttttgatctgtcacctacgttctattctgaatggaatattgacatttgccatctccacatcattgcattcagtttttattcacaatttgtttagtgtcccaacttttttggaatccggtttgtatatatatatatatatatatatatatatatataatagttTCATTAGAAAATAAAGTGAGTTTTAATCATTTACTTACAATATAAACAGTAGGGCTGAAGTCCACATGTAACCTTTATTAAATTGGAgtgaaatttattttatttgtacataCTGATATCTATCATCAAGGTAACTGTGTACAATCTCTCCCTTTGTCTTTAGTAATCTGTGACTCTCTAGGGTCAATGAAGTCAATAAATGAGATGAACCTATTTGCTCTACACCCATATGaaataaactgtatttttcatttagtaaataaatcaaaaccttaaaactttgtgtttaaaagtgaaccttttttttaattgatcgTTCTCTTTAGACTCTTATAGCTCTGGGTAATTAACAGCTCCGAGTGAACAACCATTGTGTGCTGATGGAGCTAAATCAGTGACAGCTCTTTAAACTTGATGGTACTCCTAAAGTGCACTCATGGTTTCTGTAGCATGACTGCAtacaaacaggaaataaatgTACTGTGTACTCCTTGTTACTCACCATACAGCCACCCAATAATATGGGGAGCAGACTGCTGGTTTGCTTTCATACCCAGTGAACAAGCACTCCCCTCTCAGTTCATTTACTCTATCACCCAATAGTTATTCCACTTGTATCTCCCTATGGGTTGCTGCTTTACCCCTTCCTCACCCAGCCCTCCACCAAATTCAGCTTCATTAGCACATAACAGGCTATCAACATGCATAGCAGGGTCCTGATTTAGATGTTCAAGCTGATTAGCTCTTAATGAACCAAGACTGGCTACCTGAATGGAAGTGCACACAGTGGCATAAGACTACAATATACATGCAGGTGCGCTCCCACCACAGAAACACAATTCTAAGCATATAACATACATTTTAATAGCCTGTGTTTTGCTCATTATCACACCTAAGAGAAAATGTAGACAAGGCAGAAGAGACACTGTGTAATTTATGTAGCAAAAATTCTTAAAATGTTTCATCTGAAAGCGAGATCTCTGACTCCTCTAAAGAAGCCCAGGCAGTAATTAGAGATACTTTTAAATACTGTGTGCTTAAACAGTGCATATCCAACAGCTGCGTTTGATACAGACCAAATGAAACACGGTGTATCTGTGAGGCAGTCTGCTTTATAACGTTGTTCAGctaaactggaaaaaacacaaCGCTCAGAAAGGAAAGATAAGCATAGCAACAAGGACGTGCACATTTTTATTAGTCACAGAGcgcaagacaaaaaaaaatgtatatataaaaacGTTCAAGATACAGTAAATGCAGACAATGCATTAAATTTGTGGTATGTGTGTtcttaaaagacaaaaacagacgAGACTGTAATGAACAGAAATAATCGAAGCTCATGGCCTCTCCTTTATATTTCTTTCCTCTCATTCTTCTCTgaaggagtttattaaagacCCGCATTGCCCTTGGCTATTCAATCACTTTTCAGTAAGAAGTAATGGTTGTACTGAATGAATGCAAAGGCTGGCAATTCATTACCACAATCAGACGATGAACACCCCACCCCCAActtccctcctctcctctcgtATATTTCGCCCTGCTCTTCGGGTAGTTTTCAGCATTAAGCAGAATTCGGGGCCTTGAAAACCGGGATGTCTGACCTGATTTGCACATAACCACCTTTGTTTGTTGAATCTGTTTAGTGTGCTTGTGAGCAATGCAGCGCATTCTAAGcggaaaacaacaaaatgaataGATGAATGAAATTCTCCAACGACAAATGGCAGAACGTCACATTCACATGGAGCAGATGGGATGCTGATCATCATTTCACACCTTCTGCTCTCCAAATCTGAAGCAGAAGGGCAGGTTGATCACCAATTAAAATAACTACCTTAGTCTGAAACTAGCgtgatttttttccttccacGCAACGCAACTATTAGTTTCATTACATGAAAAGAAAACTTTCAAGGCCACTGAGTGATGTTACATCTGCCACAGTTTTGTTGGCAATTTTTTATCTCTGCTTAAGGGCAATATACTTTTCCGCTGCCTGCAATTTTCTCATTATCGCCCACTTCCCCTCAACCACTATGTTTATTTTCTCCCGTAGCTCACCCTCTGCTCGAGCTCCTGGAGTATTTTCTCGCTGACGGGGTCCACTTTGGTCACCACTTTGGTCACCACCGCTTTCCTGCCCTCCGGTTGAACAATAACAGTCATAATGCAGCACATGTCCACAAGCTCTTCCTGGCATCTCCTCATCCCCGCATCCAGCTCACCTCTCCGGGACGGGTCACGCTTCAGGGCTCCCTTCTCTGCTACCGAGAAGCCCAGCAGGCCTGTCAAAACTTCATTGGACAGCTCCACGTCCAGGTAACCGGTCCCGTCAGATATTGTAGCAGAAACACTCCAAACGCCATTACTGCTGCTCAGTTTTCCCAAAAGAGTCACAATGAAAGCTTTGACATGGATCTCCATGGTGTGGAGAAGTGGTTTGGACATTAAATTTTCCAGCAAGCACAAGTATGTAAAGGGTGGAGAGGTCAGAGTGACAGGAGGGAGTGTGCTGCCACTCCGAGCATTTTGTTTGGACAATCTTGAAGCTTCTGTTTCATAGCTAGTGCTCTCGGTGTCTCTACTAGACCTATGCTGAACAGGGATCTCATTTGGTTCTCTAGTCTTCCCACTGGTTTCTGCCTCTTCCAAAATGCAGTCCATATCTTCATCCACAAAATCAATCTCGTCATTAGCAGCCAAATCTAATTCACGTGCTGCCTCTGAAGCTGCTGGAGAAAGAAATAGCTCGGGAGTTGTCTTGGTTAATTGCTCAGAAGCTTCTCTAGTGTCCCTTTTCTGTGCGCTGGATCTGGAGTTGATAGACCCAAGTCGTGACCCAGAGCCACTCAAAGTGCATGATTCAAACAGAGCAGCTTGGGGTTTTGTTGCTCTGTTGGGATTTCCTGTTATTCTGCTGTTCTGTGGTGTGTTTCTGTAACTGCTGTCAGATGGTGTGGGGACACTTTCATTTTCCTGGAAAATCACACTGTCCAACTCCTCCAGGGGAAGGTCGTCAAAGTCTTCATCAGGAAAGTCTTCGTCTGCCATGCTGTGATCTTGGATCTGTTGATGAACTGCATCGGGGGGGATTGAGTCAAAGAGGTCAGCTTCCGCGTGTTCGTCATCATTTAGGTAACCCTGGTCTAAACCATTTCTGCTGCTTCGGGTCGAGCCACCTCTGTCAGAGCGGGTGGAGAGTTCACTTCTGAAAGACAACAGCAAATTATGTTGGACTGAGTTAACAGGGCTTTTAAATCATCGGGGTTAATCAGTTAATTGTTCAAAGCATACAAAGAAGACTGGACAAAGAAGTTCACACagacataaatttaaaaaaaactgtagcgACAACACTTTGCATCATCCTATCCTTGAATATTCATCATCACAACATTGAAACGATATAACAGATAAAAATGAGactattttatttgtgtgtgtaagtcAATGAGGCCAGTGTAAACTAGTGACTGTGCAGTTCATTCCTCCTGGAAATAATTGTACCCTGGACAACTCGCTTAGCATTTTATATCATGACATATGAACTGCCTTTTTTCTCCATCTCAAAATGACCGGTGTACGTTCCACTttattctcagcagcttctgtctCTTCAGGAAATTGATGAACTTTAAATAAAACGGAAATTGTTGTGACATTTGAATCTACCCTGTGATTTCTCCTCCTGCTGTAGGTATACTGCCTTCAGTACGTATTTGTTAAGAATGTTGTTCTCGTCACCGGCCGCAGCGACGTAAAGACATTTTATTAGAAAACTTTGTGAAGACGCTGTAAGACGAATGCATTAAAACCAtcttaaagtgtttttttttcctgaagatAAAAGTGATTAGAAATGCCATGATATATTTCCACGACAGTGCAGAGTGAGGCTTTGCAGCATCGAAATGTCAAGACATCACATTGTTTACCACCCACCTGGACGAAGCGGCTGAGACAAGGCTCCTGATGGACGAGCTTCTCGAAGACTGAGTGGAAGCCTCACGCAGCGTGCTGTAGCCGCTGTCTCGGGCAGGTTCAACCTGAAGCATTTCAACTTCCTCTTGGGCCTCGAGACTGGCTAACAGCTCTGCATCATCAACATCCAGATCGTCCACTTCCTGGTTAccttaaaacaaagaaaaaggaaaaaaacaacaacatatatGTTAGTATAATTTCAAAAAACGGGCAGGTtagattaaagaaaaaagcaaagccATATAAGACAGAATGTCTAAATTTCTAATAAAGTGTATGTAGTGTCACATTGTGCCGATGATGGATGATCTTTGAAGATACACAGATTCTAATACATATACTTTGTTGTTGTGCTGGAGCCTCCTCtccttcctgttcctgctcaggAAGTCCCAGTGTCCGACACAGCACCCTGCCCTATCACAACAGTATCAAAATAAGCCACTGAATGTGTATGGTGTACTCATACAAGAAAAGAGAAATCAGaagaaacatatttattttaaatgagacaAAACGTACAAGAAATCGTTAGAGGTTACCTGGTTATTTCTGTCCACCAGGTCTTCGACCTCACCACCGAGGATTTTGATGTTGGACGGCCCCAAAAGCAAAACACCAAGTCTGCAAACTATCTTTCCTTGCAGCTGCAGCTTTGCACCGGGCCTGCAAGAGTCAGCAACATTTCAGGAAAATGTCTAgttcttatttttaattaacaataacaacaacatttCATCCATTTCTCGTTGTGCTTGGATACTTGTGTTTCTATAAAACTCGAGGCAATATTGTTAGGAGGAGAAGATTTTTACTTCATTTTAGGCAGACATGTGCCCTTGAATTTTTTCAAATAACTAGCAGTAAAAAGACACGATATTGCAgtaacatgttttacagatcAATCCTTAACCTGAGTGCCGCGCTGAGAGCAGGGATCGGCTGATACTCCATGGCCTCCAGGCTCTGAACTCCATCTGTCACCTGTGCAATCAAAGATGTTTGATCAGAAAACACGTAAATGATAAAAAGATTATGATGACATTTATGCAAATCTATAATAAAAGtgtgtttctctttttgtgTGAATTAAACAGATTAAAAGACAGTTGTGTGAATTTTTCAGTTCGTTTTCTGCAGTAATCTGAGACCCTGTGGGCTGTTGTCTGGAGGCTTTCATAAATATGTGAGGGTTTGGGATTTAGACAGAAATATCTGGGCCAAAACTTAACAGCTCTGTAACTGCTCTTTACTTATGAATGTAGACGTATTAAGGCATAAAGgaaaatttgaaaaacaaaaaaacatagtagatgatttgtgcatttgtgtaaattagtaaatttaatttaatttacgATTTCACTAAATAAGGGAAAAAGACTAtccaaaaattttaaaaataagctGAGTTCAACTAGACTGGCCACAACCAGGTTTACTGCCAAACCTGCTGAATCAAGCAATGATTTAAATTAACACAATCTAAAGAAACTCagaacagctgagaaacaaatcACTGACATCAGTCTGGAAATGATTACAAAACCATTTCTAAAgtttatccacaaatggagaaaacatggaacagtggtgaaccttcccagaaGTGGACGGTCTGCTAAAATTACTCTAAGAGCTCACCGACAGCTCATCCAGGAGAACACAAAAGACTCCAGAACAACATCTATTTTGGGATGTATGTACATATacatttggggggggggggtctgtggactgatgagagaAAAGTTGAACTTTGTGGAAGGTTTGAGTCTCgttacatctggtgtaaaactaacactgcattTCATAAGAACAACATCATACcagcagtcaaacatggtggtggtagtgtaatggtctggggctgttttgctgcttcaggatgaTTTGCAGTAAATGATTGAACCATGAATTCTgatctctaccagaaaatcctgaaggagaatgtccttCCATCAGTTTGATCATAAACACGTGAGCCAATCCTCCTCTGAAtggctccaaaaaaaaaaaaagaaaaaagaaaggaggaggTTTTGGAGTGTCCGTGGTCAAAGTCTGGACTTATAAtaactctggatactgtagcatAACTTTAAACAGGTCATTGATACTCAAAAACcctccagtgtggctgaatGATAATAATTCTGAAAAGATGAgggggccaaaattcctccacagtgatgtgaacaACTCACTCAGTTAtcacaaacacttgattgcagttcttggtGACAAAGGTGTCACAGCCAGCTATGACATTTAGGGGCAATTATTTTTTCACACACAGTTCTAAAACAGTAATTTATATTTACTAAGTTTATGTTTGTCtattattgtttaaaaatgcaaaattgtttgatgatctgaaacatgccagcgtgacaaatatgcaaaaaaaagaaaagaaaaagaaatcgggaataataataatttttcacagcactgtaggTTGTTTAGACTCTAAAACCCATGTAGACTGATTCAGTATGGAAATAACTgttatttctatttcttttaATATGATTATACACGCTGGCTGTCCTGTCCTGGTTAAAGCTAATCTGCTTGATAACCCTGCTTTATGCAGCGATGCCAGCATCATTTATAACTGTCGTTAAGTTTTCCATCCCACGACTCTTTGCTCAAAAATGGTCTGAGAAACagttaaaataatattaaaagccACAGCAACGTTTCTAAGCAACACCTGCACTGTtcttgaagaaaagaaaaaacaacactgaaaagTATATTACTTATGGTGGAAATTAGAGTCTGCCTCATATATTCCTGTAATTTACTCTTTCATATGCTCTCACTGATGGTACCGTCCGCTCTGATTCAGTCAGGAAGAGAAGCAGAATTATTCCACTCAACCAAACATACAAAGATAAAGTCTGGTCACAGATAAGTGCTGGACACACTGCGTGCCACTGCAGTCAAGACGAGTCCAGACAATATTTTCTATTAACAACACAGTTTAAAGCTCTGTCTCTACAGGAAGTGCatgaatgtttttctgtttgtctgtgagaCGCTGAAAAGCTACTAAGACACAGACAAACGCAGGATGCTGGATGATGCAAAAAGccaaagctttaaaatgaaattttaagttttaaatcTGCAATTTTTGATCTCCCTTTTGTGACCCAAACTTGTGTCTTAGTTAGAAAGAAGACAACTAGCATCATCACATATTCAACGCCTGCTTTTTAAGCTTAACGCTGCTGTTATTTACATAAAGGCATTCATTCAAAAAGGCTTTTACTGTAACTcaattgagattttttttttatggcaaCTATGATTCACATATGACTCTGACCTGCAGTAGTAGCATACGGGTGGGTTTGGCCTCCCAGGGCCTCTGGGTGGTCTGTGTGACTGCAGACACCTCGTCATTGGCACAATCTGTGCCCCTCCACTTCTGCAGCTGACCATACGCCGGCTGACTGATGTCCAGTAATGAGTCAACCTAAAACAGAGTTGGACCTCTTGTCATGTTTCCATTTCCGTGCACGATGATCAACCGAGCGTTGGTGTCACCAGCAAGGTGAGTTATCTGCATGCACAGCCCAAATTAATCATCACCATTAACTCAAGCGCTATATTTCCTCAAGAGCTTGCTTTgcaatttttttccctctccgaTGCACGCAAAAAAGccacaaaagcaaaaataacaacaataacaaatgtacacacaatacacacaaaa
This region of Pelmatolapia mariae isolate MD_Pm_ZW linkage group LG12, Pm_UMD_F_2, whole genome shotgun sequence genomic DNA includes:
- the rmi1 gene encoding recQ-mediated genome instability protein 1, with product MTPGIQAVVRATQAWLQSSWHVQVPFAWLEACVEWLQGEAGGEAHLSQQQINQQALDQWLLTDLRDLDFPVLPEGLAEAQKTELSGTFCVQVDSLLDISQPAYGQLQKWRGTDCANDEVSAVTQTTQRPWEAKPTRMLLLQVTDGVQSLEAMEYQPIPALSAALRPGAKLQLQGKIVCRLGVLLLGPSNIKILGGEVEDLVDRNNQGRVLCRTLGLPEQEQEGEEAPAQQQSNQEVDDLDVDDAELLASLEAQEEVEMLQVEPARDSGYSTLREASTQSSRSSSIRSLVSAASSRSELSTRSDRGGSTRSSRNGLDQGYLNDDEHAEADLFDSIPPDAVHQQIQDHSMADEDFPDEDFDDLPLEELDSVIFQENESVPTPSDSSYRNTPQNSRITGNPNRATKPQAALFESCTLSGSGSRLGSINSRSSAQKRDTREASEQLTKTTPELFLSPAASEAARELDLAANDEIDFVDEDMDCILEEAETSGKTREPNEIPVQHRSSRDTESTSYETEASRLSKQNARSGSTLPPVTLTSPPFTYLCLLENLMSKPLLHTMEIHVKAFIVTLLGKLSSSNGVWSVSATISDGTGYLDVELSNEVLTGLLGFSVAEKGALKRDPSRRGELDAGMRRCQEELVDMCCIMTVIVQPEGRKAVVTKVVTKVDPVSEKILQELEQRVSYGRK